The following are from one region of the Methylophilus sp. DW102 genome:
- a CDS encoding YchE family NAAT transporter, translated as MTEYAYLIKVAIALIAIVNPIGCLPIFISATSGWSKEERSRTARTVAITVMIVLGVSAFFGDLILDFFGITIPSFQVGGGILLLLISISMMHGKQSATRQTPEEAQDLSEREVIAIVPLSIPLLAGPGAISSMILTAQQHPGFWGHLSLMLPIALISLFIWGLLQLADGITHYLGKIGINIVTRLMGLILAAMSVEFIAHGLEGLFPKLFG; from the coding sequence ATGACCGAATACGCATACCTGATTAAAGTGGCCATCGCCCTCATCGCCATCGTCAACCCCATTGGTTGCCTGCCGATTTTCATCAGCGCCACCAGCGGCTGGAGTAAAGAAGAGCGCTCGCGCACCGCCCGCACTGTCGCCATCACCGTCATGATTGTGCTGGGTGTCTCAGCCTTTTTTGGCGACCTGATTCTGGACTTTTTTGGCATTACCATCCCCTCGTTTCAGGTCGGCGGCGGTATTTTGCTCTTACTGATCTCCATCTCCATGATGCACGGCAAACAAAGCGCCACACGCCAAACCCCTGAAGAAGCGCAAGACTTAAGCGAACGTGAAGTCATCGCCATCGTCCCACTCAGCATCCCGCTATTGGCCGGCCCCGGCGCCATTTCCAGCATGATCCTCACCGCTCAGCAACATCCCGGCTTTTGGGGGCACTTGAGCCTGATGTTACCAATTGCCTTGATCTCATTATTTATCTGGGGACTGTTACAACTGGCTGATGGCATTACCCACTACCTGGGCAAGATCGGGATTAATATCGTCACCCGCTTAATGGGCTTAATTTTGGCGGCGATGTCGGTGGAGTTTATTGCGCATGGGTTAGAGGGCTTGTTTCCCAAGCTGTTTGGATAA
- a CDS encoding U32 family peptidase → MQKTRKHLELLAPAKNADFGIEAINHGADAVYIGGPAFGARAKAPNTVQDIARLVTHAHRFHAEVFVALNTIFHDNELEGVRQLVHQLYDCGVDALIVQDMGLLEMDLPPIQLHASTQTDIRTVEKAQFLDQVGFSQLVLARELDIATVKKIADATTANLEYFIHGALCVAFSGQCFISHAHTGRSANRGECSQECRLPYTLEDQKGRIIGKDKHYLSMKDNDQSANLRALIAAGVSSFKIEGRYKDLPYVKNATAHYRQLLDEILEEMPEYSKSSAGHATYTFTPQPEKTFNRSATDYFANGRQADIGAFDTPKFAGEELGKVRKVGKDFIDVATEIELHNGDGVCFFDVHKELVGLRVNTVQAIDKYTQRLFPNEMPTDIRNNTQLYRNRDHAFMRLLEKESATRKIVLDAVLYETRDGFALTLTDEQGFSATAQCAAEKQPANDAEKAAASLRENLSKLGNTDFVANDIGLELTQFWFIPASVVNQLRREAIDQLQAVRTLGYERPALRTAAEPPALYPQDSLSYLANVYNQKARDFYHKHGVKLIANAYEANEMLDEVPVMITKHCLRFSHGLCPKEAKGVIGVQGTVTAEPMTLISGNDRYTLKFDCKPCEMHVMGKVRKHILQIPPPQPITFFDKRPA, encoded by the coding sequence ATGCAAAAAACCCGCAAACATCTCGAACTGCTCGCCCCGGCAAAAAATGCCGATTTCGGTATCGAAGCGATTAACCATGGCGCTGACGCCGTGTATATCGGTGGCCCGGCGTTTGGTGCTCGCGCCAAGGCACCCAATACCGTGCAGGACATTGCCAGGCTGGTCACGCATGCACATCGCTTTCATGCCGAGGTGTTTGTCGCGCTCAATACGATTTTTCATGACAACGAGCTTGAAGGCGTGCGCCAGCTGGTGCATCAATTGTATGACTGTGGCGTCGATGCATTGATCGTGCAGGACATGGGCTTGCTGGAGATGGACTTGCCGCCTATTCAGCTGCATGCCAGTACGCAAACCGATATCCGTACCGTCGAAAAAGCACAATTTTTAGACCAGGTCGGCTTTAGCCAGCTGGTGCTGGCGCGCGAACTGGATATTGCAACGGTAAAGAAAATTGCCGATGCGACCACCGCCAACCTGGAGTACTTTATCCACGGTGCCCTATGCGTGGCATTTAGTGGCCAGTGCTTTATCAGCCATGCGCATACAGGACGCAGCGCCAACCGTGGGGAATGCTCACAAGAATGCCGGCTGCCTTATACACTGGAAGACCAGAAAGGCCGCATCATCGGCAAAGATAAGCATTATTTGTCGATGAAAGACAACGACCAGAGCGCCAACCTGCGCGCGCTGATTGCGGCAGGCGTCAGTAGCTTTAAAATCGAGGGCCGCTACAAAGACCTGCCCTATGTGAAAAACGCCACCGCGCATTATCGGCAATTGCTGGACGAGATTCTGGAAGAGATGCCGGAATACAGCAAATCTTCGGCCGGACATGCGACGTACACCTTCACCCCGCAACCGGAAAAAACCTTTAACCGCAGCGCCACCGATTATTTTGCCAACGGCAGACAGGCCGATATTGGTGCCTTTGATACGCCAAAATTTGCCGGGGAAGAACTGGGCAAAGTGCGTAAAGTGGGCAAAGACTTTATTGATGTGGCAACCGAAATCGAACTGCATAACGGTGACGGCGTCTGCTTTTTTGACGTCCACAAAGAGCTCGTCGGGCTACGCGTGAATACAGTACAAGCAATAGACAAATACACGCAACGGCTGTTTCCCAATGAAATGCCGACTGATATCCGCAACAACACGCAGCTATACCGCAACCGCGATCATGCTTTTATGCGCCTGCTGGAAAAAGAGTCTGCAACACGCAAAATCGTCCTGGATGCTGTGCTGTATGAAACCCGTGACGGTTTTGCACTGACCCTCACCGATGAACAAGGCTTTAGCGCCACCGCGCAATGTGCCGCCGAAAAACAGCCTGCCAACGATGCAGAAAAAGCCGCCGCCTCCCTGCGTGAAAACCTCTCCAAACTGGGGAATACCGACTTCGTCGCCAATGACATTGGCCTGGAATTGACCCAGTTCTGGTTCATACCCGCCTCTGTGGTCAACCAGCTACGCCGTGAAGCCATCGACCAATTACAAGCCGTCCGCACCTTGGGCTACGAACGCCCGGCATTAAGAACAGCGGCCGAGCCACCAGCACTTTACCCGCAAGACAGTCTGAGTTATTTAGCTAACGTCTACAACCAGAAAGCACGCGACTTTTACCACAAGCACGGCGTCAAACTCATCGCCAATGCGTATGAAGCGAATGAAATGCTAGACGAAGTGCCGGTGATGATCACCAAACACTGCCTGCGCTTTAGCCATGGCCTGTGCCCCAAAGAAGCCAAAGGTGTCATCGGTGTACAAGGCACGGTGACGGCTGAGCCAATGACACTGATTAGCGGTAACGACAGGTATACACTCAAATTCGACTGCAAACCGTGCGAAATGCATGTGATGGGCAAAGTGCGAAAACATATTTTGCAAATCCCGCCGCCGCAGCCGATCACATTTTTCGATAAACGTCCGGCATAA
- a CDS encoding type II toxin-antitoxin system RelE/ParE family toxin, translated as MSQQLCRVEYALDAREDLIRLSMFHQDHLELANHILFVISDGIDLLKKHPLVGRQLPNGLRELVISHGSTGYLARYQYDELANLVLVLAIKHQREVDYH; from the coding sequence ATGAGCCAGCAACTCTGCCGAGTGGAATATGCGCTGGATGCGCGAGAAGATTTGATTCGGCTCAGCATGTTTCATCAAGATCATCTCGAGTTAGCGAATCACATTTTGTTTGTGATCAGTGATGGGATTGATTTGTTAAAAAAGCATCCTTTAGTTGGCAGGCAGCTACCAAACGGTTTAAGAGAGTTAGTGATTTCGCATGGCAGCACAGGCTATTTGGCGCGCTATCAATATGATGAGCTCGCAAATTTAGTGCTGGTGCTAGCGATTAAACACCAAAGAGAAGTGGATTACCATTGA
- the bioA gene encoding adenosylmethionine--8-amino-7-oxononanoate transaminase, with product MNNPELLQRSLRAVWHPCTQMKHHERYPLVPIARGEGAWLFDSEGKGYLDAVSSWWVNLFGHNQPVIKEAIKSQLDQLEHVMLAGFTHEPVVKLSEKLSTLTGLGHAFYGSDGASATEIALKMSFHYWRNIGQPEKTKFISLQNSYHGETLGALSVTDVAIFKDTYAPLILQSAQMPSPDSRLAEPGETEEAYALRCAEALEAYVAAHHATLAAFIIEPLVQGAAGMAMYHPVYLQRAREICSRYQVHLIADEIAVGFGRTGTLFACEQAGEKVSDIADFICLSKGITGGYLPLSVVLTRDEVYKAFYHDQTVKGFLHSHSYTGNPLACSAALATLALFEATDVLGQNRETAQALLSAVEHYDFAMQHVRQRGMITAFEVVTQNPQFARDCYAAALKHGLLLRPIGNTVYWMPPYCLTQSDQQHLVEATRAAVMESM from the coding sequence TTGAACAACCCTGAGTTATTACAACGCTCCCTGCGTGCCGTCTGGCACCCTTGCACGCAAATGAAGCATCATGAGCGCTATCCTCTGGTGCCGATTGCACGTGGCGAAGGTGCCTGGTTGTTTGATAGTGAAGGCAAGGGTTACCTCGACGCCGTCAGCAGTTGGTGGGTCAATTTATTCGGGCATAACCAGCCCGTCATCAAAGAGGCGATTAAATCCCAGCTTGATCAGTTAGAGCATGTGATGCTGGCCGGATTTACGCACGAACCCGTGGTGAAGTTATCGGAAAAACTTTCTACGCTGACGGGATTGGGGCACGCGTTCTACGGCTCAGATGGGGCCAGTGCCACCGAGATCGCACTCAAGATGAGCTTTCATTACTGGCGCAATATCGGGCAACCGGAAAAAACTAAATTCATTAGCTTGCAAAATAGCTATCACGGCGAAACGCTGGGTGCACTCAGTGTGACCGATGTCGCCATTTTTAAAGACACCTATGCGCCCCTGATTTTGCAGTCGGCACAAATGCCCAGCCCGGATAGCCGACTGGCGGAGCCTGGTGAAACGGAAGAGGCATATGCCTTGCGTTGTGCTGAGGCGCTGGAAGCCTATGTGGCCGCGCATCATGCCACCCTGGCTGCGTTTATTATCGAACCTTTGGTACAAGGTGCAGCAGGCATGGCGATGTATCACCCGGTGTATTTGCAGCGAGCGCGTGAAATTTGTAGTCGTTATCAGGTGCATTTAATTGCGGATGAAATTGCTGTCGGTTTTGGCCGCACTGGTACGCTGTTTGCCTGCGAACAAGCTGGGGAGAAGGTCAGCGATATTGCAGATTTTATCTGCCTGTCCAAAGGCATCACAGGAGGCTACCTGCCGTTATCAGTGGTGCTGACCAGAGATGAAGTGTATAAAGCGTTTTATCATGACCAGACCGTCAAAGGTTTTTTACATAGCCATAGTTATACGGGTAATCCGCTGGCTTGCAGTGCGGCGTTGGCCACATTGGCGCTATTTGAGGCGACGGATGTGCTGGGGCAAAACCGTGAGACGGCGCAGGCTTTGCTGAGCGCCGTTGAGCACTATGATTTTGCCATGCAACATGTGCGCCAGCGCGGCATGATTACGGCTTTTGAGGTCGTGACGCAAAACCCGCAGTTCGCGCGGGATTGTTATGCCGCGGCCTTAAAGCATGGCCTGCTGTTGCGGCCAATCGGCAACACCGTTTACTGGATGCCGCCCTATTGCCTGACGCAATCGGATCAGCAGCATCTGGTGGAAGCTACACGGGCAGCGGTGATGGAGAGCATGTAA
- the dacB gene encoding D-alanyl-D-alanine carboxypeptidase/D-alanyl-D-alanine-endopeptidase, producing the protein MRWWLLFASLWPALAQAALPASLQDALAKAQLPLESVAIVVQPVEGGPPLISHHASKAMNPASVMKLVTTYVALEALTPAYRWKTEVYRNGPLNQGVLEGDLIIKGAGDPALNVAEFWRLLQQIQQQGVRQIKGNLLLDLTLYAPEVSQRPVLDDEPWRAYNANPSALLLNGRNTSFRFSVSSQANKPAVLIAQEFELPNIHIINTMQARKGACNDWRSDLHYSVTPQPDGVTVAFSGTLPEQCDERYLELSVLSDTQYVYATFKKLWAQLGGQFNGQLALAPVTDAAIPLTTWSSPPLDSVVRDINKWSNNVMARQVMLTIAQDAGFTPADEAGAALALKQVLRQRGLVFSELVLENGSGLSRNERISAEHLAQLLVTAYQRPAMPVFMASLPILGMDGTTKKRLADSTSKGMAYLKTGSLEGVSSLAGYVQDQAGKRYVLVIVANHVRASAVRAVQDLLLKQLIEGY; encoded by the coding sequence ATGCGCTGGTGGCTACTGTTTGCCAGTCTGTGGCCGGCGCTGGCGCAGGCGGCCTTGCCCGCCAGTTTGCAAGACGCACTCGCCAAAGCGCAACTGCCGCTTGAGAGTGTAGCAATTGTTGTACAGCCGGTGGAAGGCGGGCCGCCTTTGATCAGCCATCATGCGTCCAAAGCCATGAATCCCGCCAGCGTCATGAAGCTGGTCACCACCTATGTTGCGCTAGAGGCGCTGACGCCTGCCTATCGCTGGAAAACCGAAGTCTATCGCAATGGGCCGCTCAATCAAGGCGTGCTTGAGGGTGATTTGATCATCAAAGGCGCAGGTGACCCGGCACTCAATGTTGCAGAGTTCTGGCGCTTGTTGCAACAAATACAGCAACAAGGCGTGCGCCAGATCAAAGGCAATCTGCTACTCGATTTAACCCTATATGCGCCTGAAGTCAGCCAACGGCCCGTGCTGGATGATGAACCTTGGCGCGCCTACAACGCCAACCCCAGTGCGCTATTGCTCAATGGCCGCAATACCAGCTTCCGTTTTTCGGTCAGCAGTCAGGCGAATAAGCCCGCCGTGCTCATCGCGCAAGAATTTGAGTTGCCGAATATCCATATCATCAACACCATGCAAGCGCGCAAAGGGGCCTGCAATGACTGGCGCAGTGACTTGCATTACAGCGTCACCCCGCAGCCGGATGGGGTCACCGTGGCCTTTAGTGGCACACTGCCCGAGCAGTGTGATGAGCGCTACCTTGAGTTGAGTGTGCTGTCTGATACGCAATATGTGTATGCCACGTTTAAAAAACTGTGGGCGCAATTGGGCGGGCAGTTTAACGGACAATTGGCACTGGCTCCGGTCACGGATGCGGCGATCCCGCTCACGACCTGGTCATCGCCACCGCTGGATTCGGTGGTGCGCGACATCAATAAGTGGAGCAACAATGTCATGGCGCGCCAGGTGATGCTGACGATTGCGCAAGATGCCGGGTTTACGCCCGCGGATGAAGCCGGAGCTGCTTTGGCACTCAAGCAGGTTTTGCGTCAGCGTGGTTTGGTGTTTTCTGAGCTGGTGCTTGAAAATGGGTCTGGGTTATCGCGCAATGAACGTATCAGTGCGGAACATTTGGCGCAGTTGCTCGTCACAGCCTATCAGCGTCCGGCGATGCCGGTGTTTATGGCTTCTTTGCCTATTTTAGGCATGGATGGCACCACCAAAAAGCGACTGGCCGATAGCACGAGCAAAGGCATGGCTTATCTCAAAACCGGCTCGCTTGAGGGCGTGAGCAGTCTGGCTGGCTATGTGCAGGATCAGGCGGGCAAGCGCTATGTGCTGGTGATCGTCGCTAACCATGTGCGGGCATCGGCCGTGCGTGCGGTGCAGGATCTGTTATTAAAACAACTGATAGAAGGTTATTGA
- a CDS encoding FKBP-type peptidyl-prolyl cis-trans isomerase — protein sequence MTGCQAQSNSANTKEATQMSAKVTELQKIDTVVGTGREAEVGFNVTVHYTGWLYDANKSDHKGQKFDSSLDRNSPFNFFLGGGQVIEGWDTGVQGMKVGGKRTLIIPSEMGYGARGAGGVIPPNAPLVFDVELLGVK from the coding sequence ATGACGGGTTGCCAGGCGCAATCTAACTCTGCGAATACAAAGGAAGCTACGCAAATGTCTGCCAAGGTGACTGAATTACAAAAAATTGATACGGTGGTAGGCACTGGTCGCGAGGCTGAAGTTGGTTTTAATGTCACTGTGCATTACACCGGTTGGCTCTATGACGCCAACAAATCCGATCATAAAGGCCAGAAATTCGATAGCAGCCTGGATCGCAATTCGCCGTTTAACTTTTTTCTTGGTGGTGGCCAAGTGATTGAAGGTTGGGATACGGGGGTGCAGGGCATGAAAGTGGGCGGCAAGCGCACCTTGATTATCCCTTCTGAGATGGGCTACGGTGCCCGTGGTGCAGGTGGTGTGATTCCGCCGAATGCGCCGTTGGTGTTTGATGTTGAGTTGCTGGGCGTGAAATAA
- a CDS encoding OsmC family protein, with translation MQVQVKWIDGVSFVGESETGHAVVLDGAPENGGRNIGMRPMEMLLIGMGACTSFDVVTILKKARQPIVDCVAQIQAERADTVPKVFTKIHVHFVVTGEGLNASQVERAVKLSAEKYCSASIMLQKACEITHGFEIKAPTFE, from the coding sequence ATGCAAGTCCAGGTGAAGTGGATAGATGGGGTCAGTTTTGTCGGTGAGTCTGAAACAGGCCATGCCGTGGTACTCGATGGTGCGCCAGAAAATGGTGGCCGTAATATTGGCATGCGTCCCATGGAGATGTTGCTGATCGGGATGGGCGCATGCACTTCATTTGACGTGGTGACGATCCTGAAGAAAGCCCGTCAGCCCATTGTGGATTGTGTTGCGCAGATTCAGGCAGAGCGTGCTGATACGGTGCCTAAGGTGTTTACCAAAATTCATGTGCATTTTGTGGTGACGGGTGAAGGCCTGAATGCGTCCCAAGTGGAGCGTGCGGTAAAACTGTCTGCCGAAAAATATTGCTCGGCCAGCATCATGCTGCAAAAAGCCTGCGAGATCACGCACGGCTTCGAAATCAAGGCGCCGACCTTTGAGTAA
- a CDS encoding VOC family protein, which translates to MSIPKGMIGIRHVALFIKELESAVDFYTRVVGMQIEWQPDPDNVYLTNHGDVFALHRVSYTPDPMQRLDHIGFVLTDAQAVDDWYAHMVAHDVRITEAPKSHRDGSRGFYCLDSVGHLLEFIYHPPIVRHLSAIA; encoded by the coding sequence ATGAGTATTCCAAAAGGCATGATAGGCATTCGTCACGTCGCGTTGTTTATCAAGGAGCTAGAGTCAGCCGTGGATTTTTACACGCGTGTGGTGGGCATGCAAATCGAATGGCAGCCCGACCCTGACAATGTGTATTTGACCAATCATGGCGATGTGTTTGCCTTGCACCGCGTCAGTTATACACCGGACCCGATGCAACGGCTGGATCATATTGGCTTTGTGCTGACAGATGCGCAGGCGGTGGATGACTGGTATGCGCATATGGTGGCGCATGATGTGCGCATTACAGAAGCACCAAAAAGCCATCGGGACGGCTCACGTGGCTTTTATTGCCTCGACAGCGTCGGCCATTTGCTCGAGTTTATCTATCACCCGCCCATCGTCCGGCATCTCTCGGCGATTGCGTGA
- a CDS encoding DUF2322 family protein, translated as MQKFSDNLLMLDSADHVKRIELYDESNQPAGIIENKPGTQGSIKIYHHLFKVFGEINTDAAVEGLALYAEHTEDAEDHPGKHPNIDRLLNVLDKELTLNIKLITE; from the coding sequence ATGCAAAAATTTAGTGACAATCTTCTGATGCTGGACAGTGCGGATCACGTCAAACGCATTGAACTGTATGATGAAAGCAATCAGCCTGCCGGGATCATCGAGAACAAACCTGGCACCCAAGGCTCCATCAAGATTTACCATCATCTGTTCAAAGTCTTTGGTGAAATTAACACCGATGCAGCGGTAGAGGGATTGGCCTTATACGCCGAACATACCGAGGATGCGGAAGATCATCCAGGCAAGCATCCCAATATTGACCGCTTGCTCAATGTGTTAGATAAAGAGCTAACGCTCAATATCAAGCTCATTACCGAGTAG
- the coq7 gene encoding 2-polyprenyl-3-methyl-6-methoxy-1,4-benzoquinone monooxygenase: MLNLPPLTLDKAIAVMDMGLRTVFSPAVSSRPYPPAETTPDTLSDRERKHAAALMRINHVGEVCAQALYSGQALVSRDPANVEALKQASREEVDHLAWCEQRIQELGGRKSLLNPLWYGASFGMGITAGLLGDKWNLGFLAETEHQVSAHLQSHLQQLPAHDTASKAIVTQMKEDEEHHAHTAEQLGGARLPAPVKLAMRLASKVMTRTAYHL, translated from the coding sequence ATGCTGAACTTGCCGCCGCTGACACTAGACAAAGCCATCGCCGTCATGGATATGGGTTTGCGTACGGTGTTCAGCCCGGCAGTCTCCAGCCGCCCTTACCCACCTGCGGAAACCACCCCCGACACGTTAAGTGACCGTGAACGCAAACATGCTGCGGCACTCATGCGCATCAATCATGTTGGCGAAGTCTGCGCACAGGCCTTGTACAGTGGTCAAGCCCTGGTTTCACGTGATCCGGCCAATGTAGAAGCGCTTAAACAAGCGTCTCGTGAAGAGGTGGATCATCTTGCCTGGTGCGAACAACGGATTCAAGAGTTGGGGGGGCGCAAGAGTCTGCTCAACCCGCTCTGGTACGGTGCCAGTTTTGGCATGGGTATCACAGCCGGCCTGCTTGGCGACAAGTGGAATCTGGGCTTTCTGGCGGAAACAGAACATCAAGTTTCTGCGCATTTGCAAAGTCACCTGCAACAGCTCCCGGCTCACGATACCGCATCCAAAGCGATTGTGACGCAAATGAAAGAAGACGAAGAGCACCACGCCCATACCGCAGAGCAACTGGGCGGCGCCAGGTTGCCAGCGCCAGTCAAACTGGCCATGCGGCTGGCTTCAAAAGTGATGACGCGCACCGCGTACCACTTGTAA
- a CDS encoding S41 family peptidase, with protein MRSKLEKFGLLGAGVFVGILVSINISAWADRTSVSQLPIDELRVFAEVFAKVKSDYVEPVEDKKLINEALSGMLQGLDPHSTFMDADAYKELQAGTQGEFGGLGIEVAMEDGLVKVVTPIEDSPAYKAGLKSGDLIMKLDDAQVRGMTLNDAVKRMRGVPDTKITLTVIRKGEDKPLTFTLTRAIIKSQSVKNKWIEQGYGYVRITQFQERTGEDLARALKNLRAENKGSLKGLVLDLRNNPGGLLDAAVGVSAAFLPKDDLVVYTEGRVADSKMRLNATPLDYARRGKSDYLKDLPEEFKSVPIVVLINAGSASASEIVAGALQDHKRATIMGIQSFGKGSVQTILPMNNGSAIKLTTARYFTPNGRSIQAKGIVPDVTVDDGSDPSLSLHEADLKRHLSNPTDGKNATDSKSVDEAKSRAAAEKLKEEKHAETRGPIEPATQDDFQFVQAMNLLKGLPVQKAPEPAKVSATKP; from the coding sequence ATGCGTTCCAAATTAGAAAAGTTCGGCTTGCTGGGTGCAGGCGTATTTGTAGGGATTCTGGTCAGTATCAATATTTCTGCATGGGCAGACCGGACCTCAGTCTCTCAATTACCTATTGATGAATTACGCGTCTTCGCCGAAGTCTTTGCCAAAGTAAAATCTGATTACGTTGAGCCTGTAGAAGACAAGAAGCTGATCAACGAAGCTTTGTCCGGCATGCTGCAAGGCCTGGACCCTCACTCAACCTTTATGGATGCCGATGCTTATAAAGAGCTGCAAGCAGGTACGCAAGGTGAGTTTGGCGGACTGGGAATTGAAGTCGCCATGGAAGACGGCTTGGTCAAAGTAGTTACGCCAATTGAAGATAGCCCGGCTTATAAAGCAGGTCTCAAGTCTGGTGACCTGATCATGAAACTGGATGATGCCCAAGTACGTGGCATGACGCTGAATGATGCAGTTAAACGCATGCGTGGCGTTCCAGACACCAAAATTACATTGACCGTGATTCGCAAAGGCGAGGACAAACCGCTGACCTTCACCCTGACACGAGCCATTATCAAGTCACAAAGCGTGAAGAACAAATGGATTGAACAAGGTTACGGCTATGTTCGTATCACCCAGTTCCAGGAACGCACTGGTGAAGATTTGGCCAGAGCGCTCAAAAACTTGCGTGCAGAAAATAAAGGCTCGCTCAAAGGCTTGGTGCTCGACCTGCGTAACAACCCAGGCGGTTTGCTGGATGCGGCCGTAGGCGTCTCTGCCGCGTTCCTGCCCAAGGATGACTTGGTTGTGTACACCGAAGGTCGTGTCGCAGACTCCAAGATGCGCCTGAATGCAACTCCTCTGGATTATGCACGTCGCGGCAAGTCTGATTACCTTAAAGATTTGCCAGAAGAGTTTAAATCGGTGCCTATCGTCGTGCTGATCAATGCCGGCTCAGCCTCTGCTTCAGAGATTGTGGCTGGGGCGTTACAAGACCACAAACGCGCAACCATTATGGGCATCCAAAGCTTTGGCAAGGGCTCTGTGCAAACCATATTGCCGATGAACAATGGCAGCGCAATCAAACTGACCACAGCGCGCTATTTCACGCCAAATGGCCGTTCGATTCAAGCCAAGGGCATTGTGCCGGACGTGACGGTGGATGATGGTTCCGATCCTAGCCTGAGCCTGCATGAAGCAGACTTGAAGCGCCACTTGTCCAACCCGACCGATGGCAAGAATGCGACTGACAGCAAATCCGTTGACGAGGCAAAATCACGCGCCGCAGCTGAAAAACTGAAGGAAGAAAAACATGCTGAAACACGTGGCCCGATTGAGCCAGCCACTCAGGATGACTTCCAGTTTGTTCAGGCCATGAACTTACTCAAAGGCTTGCCTGTTCAAAAAGCGCCAGAACCTGCTAAAGTAAGCGCAACCAAACCATAA
- a CDS encoding SelT/SelW/SelH family protein, translating to MQKPIVEIEFCTQCRWLLRAAWLAQELLTTFDGDLKSVNLVPGTGGILEVRCDGAVIFSRKAAGRFPEAKELKQLIRDVIDPERSLGHSDTPVSP from the coding sequence ATGCAAAAGCCTATCGTAGAAATCGAGTTTTGTACACAGTGCCGATGGTTGTTGCGGGCTGCCTGGCTGGCGCAGGAGCTGTTAACCACGTTTGATGGCGATTTGAAGTCAGTCAATCTCGTCCCTGGAACGGGCGGTATTTTGGAGGTGCGCTGTGATGGTGCGGTGATTTTTTCACGCAAAGCCGCAGGGCGCTTTCCAGAAGCCAAGGAGTTGAAACAGCTGATCCGTGATGTGATTGATCCCGAGCGTTCGCTCGGGCACAGCGATACGCCAGTCAGTCCTTAA
- a CDS encoding C40 family peptidase — protein MNKSIFRLAALLVSVLLCQCKSVAAPGDDKRWQNAYSYSQAQVMESQSGVSGSWSEKVEEIMIRALSLTGVNYKYGGRSPETGFDCSGFVQYVFMNAAQIALPPSARTISEMGNTVKREELQPGDLVFFNTLKSAFSHVGIYVGNNQFIHAPRAGAKVRIENMDERYWKSRYNGAKRLEVEASQ, from the coding sequence ATGAATAAATCCATTTTCCGGCTGGCAGCCTTACTCGTGAGTGTACTGCTCTGCCAGTGCAAAAGCGTTGCCGCGCCCGGGGATGACAAGCGCTGGCAAAACGCCTACAGCTACTCTCAAGCGCAGGTGATGGAGAGTCAGTCCGGCGTCTCTGGCAGCTGGTCTGAAAAGGTCGAGGAAATCATGATCCGCGCCTTAAGCCTGACCGGTGTCAATTACAAATATGGCGGACGCAGCCCTGAGACCGGCTTTGACTGCAGCGGCTTTGTACAGTATGTGTTCATGAATGCTGCGCAGATTGCGCTCCCCCCTTCAGCCCGTACCATTAGCGAAATGGGCAACACCGTCAAACGTGAGGAATTGCAACCGGGCGATCTGGTCTTTTTCAACACCCTTAAATCTGCGTTTTCGCATGTGGGCATTTATGTTGGCAATAACCAGTTTATCCACGCGCCACGCGCGGGGGCAAAGGTACGCATTGAAAACATGGATGAGCGCTACTGGAAATCGCGCTATAACGGTGCCAAGCGACTTGAGGTAGAAGCGTCTCAATAA